Proteins from a genomic interval of Clostridium sp. M62/1:
- the rpsL gene encoding 30S ribosomal protein S12, producing MPTFNQLVRKGRQTSEKKSTAPALQKGYNSLQKRATNVSAPQKRGVCTAVKTATPKKPNSALRKIARVRLSNGIEVTSYIPGEGHNLQEHSVVLIRGGRVKDLPGTRYHIIRGTLDTAGVANRKQARSKYGAKRPKDKK from the coding sequence ATGCCTACATTTAACCAGTTAGTAAGAAAGGGAAGACAGACATCTGAAAAGAAATCCACAGCACCGGCTCTGCAGAAGGGATACAACTCTTTACAGAAGAGAGCTACAAACGTATCTGCTCCTCAGAAGAGAGGTGTTTGTACAGCAGTTAAGACTGCAACACCTAAGAAGCCGAACTCAGCTCTTAGAAAGATCGCCAGAGTACGTCTGTCCAACGGAATCGAGGTAACAAGCTACATTCCAGGTGAGGGACACAACTTACAGGAGCACAGCGTTGTTCTGATCCGCGGCGGCCGTGTTAAGGACTTACCAGGTACAAGATACCACATCATCCGTGGTACACTTGATACAGCAGGTGTAGCCAACAGAAAGCAGGCCCGCTCCAAATACGGTGCTAAGAGGCCGAAAGATAAGAAATAA
- the rpsG gene encoding 30S ribosomal protein S7, which translates to MPRKGHTQKRDVLADPLYNNKVVTKLINNIMLDGKKGVAQKIVYGAFDRVAAETGKDAVEVFEEAMNNIMPVLEVKAKRIGGATYQVPIEVKPERRQALALRWITLYSRKRGEKTQEERLAKEIMDAANNTGASVKKKEDMHKMAEANKAFAHYRF; encoded by the coding sequence GTGCCACGTAAAGGACATACTCAGAAAAGAGACGTATTAGCAGATCCGCTGTACAACAACAAGGTTGTTACTAAATTAATCAACAACATTATGTTAGACGGCAAGAAGGGTGTTGCTCAGAAGATCGTATACGGCGCATTTGACCGTGTAGCAGCTGAGACAGGCAAGGATGCCGTTGAGGTTTTCGAGGAGGCTATGAACAACATCATGCCGGTTCTCGAGGTTAAGGCAAAACGTATCGGCGGCGCCACATACCAGGTTCCGATCGAGGTTAAGCCGGAGAGAAGACAGGCTCTCGCGCTTCGCTGGATCACACTCTACTCCCGCAAGAGAGGCGAGAAGACTCAGGAGGAGAGGCTTGCAAAGGAAATTATGGATGCAGCCAACAACACAGGCGCTTCCGTAAAGAAGAAAGAAGATATGCATAAGATGGCAGAGGCTAACAAGGCATTTGCTCATTACAGATTCTAA